A stretch of the Lolium perenne isolate Kyuss_39 chromosome 3, Kyuss_2.0, whole genome shotgun sequence genome encodes the following:
- the LOC127343017 gene encoding uncharacterized protein: MKIFLTLAFLAMVATMANATVQLDPSGQDQPFPQPQQPFPQPHQPFPQPQPQQPFPQPQQPFPQPEYQPQQPFPQPQQPFPQPLQPFPQPQQPFSQPQQPFPQPQQPFPQPQQWFPQPEQSFAQPEQPFPQPQQPFPQPQQPFPQPEQPFPQQEQLFPQGQQYPKQQQPWLQQQLQLVLQQQLNQCQEFLAQQCKPLAIVPFLRSWILQQSSCQVMRQQCCQQLAQMPKNLRYPAIHSIVHAIIVQQQQQQQPFQPQPQQVGQGFIPPQQLAQFQAMRTYALQTLPAMCNVQVPLYYSTAPFDIIGGF; this comes from the coding sequence ATGAAGATCTTCCTCACCCTTGCCTTCCTTGCCATGGTGGCAACCATGGCCAACGCCACTGTACAACTTGACCCTAGCGGCCAAGATCAGCCATTTCCGCAACCACAACAACCATTTCCACAACCACACCAACCATTTCCGCAaccacaaccacaacaaccaTTTCCACAACCACAACAACCATTTCCGCAACCAGAATATCAGCCACAACAGCCATTTCCGCAGCCACAACAACCATTTCCACAACCACTACAACCATTTCCGCAACCGCAACAACCATTTTCGCAACCACAACAACCGTTTCCGCAACCTCAACAACCGTTCCCGCAACCCCAACAATGGTTCCCGCAACCAGAACAATCATTTGCGCAACCAGAACAACCATTtccacaaccccaacaaccgttcCCGCAACCCCAACAACCGTTCCCACAGCCAGAACAACCATTTCCGCAACAAGAACAATTGTTTCCGCAGGGACAACAATATCCCAAGCAGCAACAACCATGGCTGCAGCAACAACTCCAGCTAGTTCTGCAACAACAATTGAACCAGTGCCAAGAGTTCCTCGCGCAGCAGTGCAAACCATTGGCGATAGTTCCGTTCCTCCGGTCATGGATCTTGCAACAGAGCAGCTGCCAGGTGATGCGACAACAATGTTGCCAGCAGCTGGCGCAGATGCCCAAGAACCTTCGGTACCCTGCCATACATAGCATCGTGCACGCCATCATCgtgcagcagcagcaacaacaacaacccttCCAGCCTCAGCCACAACAAGTGGGCCAGGGTTTCATCCCACCTCAGCAGCTAGCTCAGTTCCAGGCGATGAGGACGTATGCGTTGCAAACCTTGCCGGCGATGTGCAATGTGCAGGTCCCGCTGTACTATTCCACCGCCCCATTCGACATCATCGGTGGCTTTTGA